The Sesamum indicum cultivar Zhongzhi No. 13 linkage group LG6, S_indicum_v1.0, whole genome shotgun sequence genomic interval AACATGATTCCGCTATGGTATTTACCAACTTTAACTTGTCGAgctagaaaaagaaagggcGCTGAGATTTATTGTATTATGTTTAGATATGGGTGCCTCTTAATCCTTCCTCTTTCTGCCCGTGAATTccttattttcctttttgaagATGACAATTACGGTTGCTCTCATAACTATGTGATAGTTCTTTAGGAAGATGATGGCGTCAATTCATCctcttatttcatttcaaGATCTTCCTTTCTCTTATATTCCTGCAGCCAAGTTCTGTAGTTAGGATCCGGatgttttttaaatcatatagCATTATGTTGCCAATGCATGTTAGCTTATCCACTTCTTGTCTGTTGGATGAAGGTGCATGCATACTGGACTGCCATATTAATGGGTGTATCCGTGGCTTGGTTGTGATGGGGAGTTTATGTTACTTGTCACCAAAAGTGCTTTACGAGGTAGCTCTGTAGTGAAAATAATTGTTTGAGTAAAGAGAATTTCATTGTTGAAATTGATATATGAAAGCGAAAAAGGTGCTAGCGTGCTTCCTGTTCAATGAGAAAAATGTTGTTAGATGTGGATACAGTTCTACGTATGTACATGGGAACAATACGGCAAAACTATATATCTTTCAtgtacttatataatttttggtgaaTCTCTTGCAAATTGTTGCATGTACCCTGGCTATTCAGTTTTTTGCACATAATAGACTAACTGGTTCTTCTGGAGAATTTGCAGGGCGCGGATGCCATTGAGTTATCAGAACCGCCTCTTACTTTGGATGTTGGAACTAAATGCGTTTCCATAGCTCAAGTTGGACCCATATTAAAGAACATCCAGATGGTTGGTTGTTGAAGCCAAAGCAGTCATTTTAAGCGTTTTCATGCCACTGTTTATGACATTTGATACATTGCAGATGCTCCAACTAGATGGTGGCAATATGAAGATCAGGTATAAGTTGCGGAGAAGCCAGCCTAGCTGAgtttaattttagttgttgTCTTGCGGGACCAAGTGCACAGCTGCTCCAAAGCGTAACGCACGCATGTAACATTTGGTAGTAAGGGTGGAGATGTATTATAATGACATGTTTATGGTTTCAGTTCAAATGAGATGAAGGGTTTATTCAGTTCATGTGAAAGATTGGAGATTGAAAAGAAGGAACATCAAGCGTCTATGATATTCTTGTCAATTTTTGTCTCCGGGTAGTATTTAAtcagaagaaggaaaaaaatttccaTATATTGAGATTGGACATGGTCTCTCAATGCTCCCCTCAATACGCAAGTAATGTTTATACGCGGATTTTAATTGAATAGAttgatcttttgtttttgttcaaTAACAAAGGGGATGTAGCTCAGATGGTAGAGCGCTCGCTTAGCATGCGAGAGGTACGGGGATCGATACCCCGCATCTCCATTTTCCATTtctacatttcttttttcttaaaaagaaattgaaaaaaacgAAAACACAGAAGAACAAGAAGTGGCGCACTACACAGAGTACCAGTCCCGCGTACAGTCACCACGGGGGAAGGGAATGCACATCCCCCAAGTCCATATAAGTAAACGACGCCGTCCCAGTG includes:
- the LOC105165729 gene encoding uncharacterized protein LOC105165729, producing the protein MFFKSYSIMLPMHVSLSTSCLLDEGACILDCHINGCIRGLVVMGSLCYLSPKVLYEGADAIELSEPPLTLDVGTKCVSIAQVGPILKNIQMMLQLDGGNMKIRYKLRRSQPS